Proteins encoded within one genomic window of Erinaceus europaeus chromosome 13, mEriEur2.1, whole genome shotgun sequence:
- the LOC132542669 gene encoding retinoic acid early transcript 1E-like: protein MGLAVPIAGLGLVLLLLEARETLAGTHFLCLNFTVRSLPLPGQSWSETQCSVDGMLFLYYDRDNKKATPIGVLGEKAENTRTWKDLANNIEQIEQDLRVILFLFDFDKSLRKIPYSLQAQMCCQGEEGLCTGASWEFSVNGQTALIDTMTMRWMFVDKGLLKFKRQLDNNKIMSNYFRKVSVQDCNHWLKGFLVYWEKILDSTASSKAEETIQHYPSTWLITWIMPIITLLSYLTFC, encoded by the exons ATGGGACTGGCGGTTCCCATTGCAGGGCTGGGGCTGGTTCTACTGCTGCTGGAAGCCAGGGAGACTCTGGCAG GTACTCACTTTCTCTGCCTCAACTTCACTGTCAGATCTCTGCCCTTACCTGGACAGTCCTGGAGTGAAACCCAGTGCTCAGTGGACGGAATGCTTTTCCTTTACTATGACAGAGACAACAAGAAGGCCACACCTATAGGTGTGCTGGGGGAGAAGGCCGAGAACACCAGAACATGGAAAGATTTGGCAAACAATATAGAACAAATTGAACAAGACCTCAGGGTGATCCTATTTCTCTTCGATTTCGATAAAAGCCTGCGCAAAA TCCCCTACTCCCTGCAGGCCCAAATGTGCTGTCAGGGAGAAGAAGGACTGTGCACTGGTGCATCCTGGGAGTTCAGCGTCAATGGACAGACAGCTCTTATTGACACAATGACCATGAGATGGATGTTCGTTGATAAGGGGCTCTTAAAGTTCAAGAGGCAGTTGGATAACAACAAGATCATGTCAAACTATTTCAGGAAGGTTTCAGTTCAAGACTGTAATCATTGGCTTAAGGGATTCTTGGTGTACTGGGAGAAAATACTGGATTCCACAG CATCATCCAAGGCAGAAGAAACCATCCAGCATTATCCATCCACCTGGTTAATCACCTGGATCATGCCAATAATCACACTTCTGTCCTACTTGACATTTTGTTGA